Proteins from a genomic interval of Trifolium pratense cultivar HEN17-A07 linkage group LG6, ARS_RC_1.1, whole genome shotgun sequence:
- the LOC123892307 gene encoding uncharacterized protein LOC123892307, with amino-acid sequence MYFACKEEFQEAIRCYAIQSQRAIKYKKNDKKRIRLICKSGCVWSAYCSHIPGQETWQLMFVKDEHKCNREPKVKMLSAKWLGKRLHKKVKENPNLKLIDIMEKTQQKWNLKISKSKASKARGIAFDLVDGSFREQYTRFYDYSHELLRSNRGSTVIVTTTPFQGDEADLEHPERPLCPHFQRAYICFKGCKESFLICRPIICLDGAFLKGYYGGQILAAIGRDPNDQMLPIAIDVVEGETKKTWKWFLELLTI; translated from the coding sequence ATGTACTTTGCTTGTAAAGAAGAGTTTCAAGAAGCAATAAGATGTTATGCAATCCAGTCTCAAAGAGCTATTAAATATAAGAAGAATGACAAGAAGAGGATAAGGCTGATTTGTAAAAGTGGTTGTGTATGGTCTGCTTACTGTTCACATATTCCAGGGCAAGAAACTTGGCAATTGATGTTTGTTAAAGATGAGCATAAGTGTAATAGGGAACCTAAGGTCAAAATGCTTAGTGCCAAATGGTTGGGAAAAAGATTACATAAGAAGGTTAAAGAGAATCCCAATTTGAAATTGATTGATATTATGGagaaaacacaacaaaaatggaATTTAAAGATATCTAAGAGCAAAGCATCTAAAGCCAGGGGTATTGCTTTTGATTTAGTAGATGGGTCATTTAGAGAACAATACACTAGGTTTTATGATTACTCCCATGAATTACTAAGATCAAACCGTGGTTCAACAGTTATAGTCACTACTACACCATTTCAAGGTGATGAGGCTGACTTGGAACATCCTGAAAGGCCTTTGTGTCCACATTTCCAAAGGGCTTACATTTGTTTCAAGGGATGTAAGGAAAGTTTTTTAATTTGTAGGCCGATAATTTGTTTAGATGGGGCATTTCTTAAAGGATATTATGGTGGTCAAATACTAGCTGCAATTGGAAGAGACCCTAATGATCAAATGCTACCCATTGCAATTGATGTGGTTGAGGGTGAAACAAAAAAGACTTGGAAATGGTTTTTGGAGCTGTTAACCATATGA
- the LOC123889433 gene encoding formin-like protein 1: MKTLFLSFLFIFLFFFSPQASQHFLFHNNNRRILHEPFVPLNSLPPSQPPKSQQPQPLHSPPSTSNTKHPFSTTIPTDYNNPNQDQNPNQNPNPNESPFFPNYPLSPPPPSPLTFATFPANISALILPHTPQPASSSNKLLPIALSATAIAAVVVTVSAFLYFRRRFHNRRTSIDNKTLRSDSSLELFPRNVETAGDVAGNASDFLYLGTVVNSRRIDEAPRGGSSVSRKLESPELRPLPPLVRLPAPPLPPPKSDESDSDEEDEEFYSPRGSSLGGLESSGGTGSSSRRVFSTIAAVRSGESSSISCSSASFGSPENSLSVSLSPPASSSPRRTRQKSPETTPSHNTVTTTSSVIHNQHVQFSSSSSRSTPERDFDEEKDKEKEKASSISTNAHSKSSSLSLQERFMENNENASLSEQPQRQSNASSSVFSLPSSPEKMMHHQAFDQSPRMSSVSDGSKLHGLSSLPLSPALLSSPETERGGFSCNSNRWGTFSYAVPAPQRKHWEIPHPAKPIASPPPPPPPLPRPRQRRHWEMSATSAIVDQPRSSLMPPELLPPSRPFVLQNQTSNECLREIEENSKPKLKPLHWDKVRTNSDRETVWDQMNSMSFKLNEEMIETLFVVNTSNQKPKDAAPWSVLPLPNQDGRVLDPKKSQNIAILLKALNVTIEEVCEALLEGSSDTLGAELLESLLKMAPSKEEECKLKEHKDDSPTKLDHAEKFLKAVLDIPFAFKRIEAMLYMVNFQSEVEYLRKSFQTLEAACEELRNCRMFLKLLEAVLKTGNRMNVGTNRGDAEAFKLDTLLKLADVKGADGKTTLLHFVVQEIIRTEGARHSGTYQITSSTLTEDVQCRRLGLQVVSNLSSELSNVKRAATMDSEALSGDLFKLSKGTTDIAGIVQLIEKLGSDESSLKFTESMNKFIRMAEEEILKIQAQESVTMTLVKEITEYFHGNLAKEEAHPFRIFLVVRDFVAVLDRVCKEVGMVNERTAVSSGHKFPIPVNPMLPQPLPGLYGRKDCSNSSDDESPSP, translated from the exons ATGAAAACCTTGTTCTTATCCTTTTTGTTTatcttcttattcttcttctccCCACAAGCATCTCAACATTTTCTCTTTCACAACAACAATAGAAGAATCCTTCATGAACCCTTTGTTCCATTAAACTCTCTCCCTCCATCTCAACCACCAAAATCACAACAACCACAACCACTTCATTCTCCACCTTCAACCTCAAACACCAAACACCCATTTTCCACTACCATTCCCACTGACTACAACAACCCAAATCAagaccaaaacccaaaccaaaacccaaacccaaacgaATCACCATTTTTCCCAAACTACCCTCTTTCACCGCCACCACCATCCCCACTCACTTTTGCTACATTTCCAGCAAACATCTCTGCCCTAATACTTCCTCACACCCCCCAACCAGCTTCCTCATCTAACAAACTCCTCCCTATAGCACTCTCCGCTACTGCCATTGCTGCTGTCGTTGTTACCGTCTCAGCTTTCCTTTACTTCCGCCGACGTTTCCATAACCGTCGGACTTCCATCGACAACAAAACCCTAAGATCTGACAGTAGCCTTGAGCTTTTCCCGCGCAATGTCGAAACCGCCGGCGATGTTGCCGGAAATGCTTCCGATTTTCTCTACCTCGGAACAGTTGTTAACTCGCGCCGAATCGATGAAGCTCCTCGCGGTGGAAGTTCGGTGTCTCGGAAACTTGAATCGCCGGAGCTCCGTCCTCTTCCGCCGTTAGTGCGGCTTCCCGCACCTCCACTACCACCGCCGAAGAGTGACGAGAGCGACtcagatgaagaagatgaggaATTTTACTCGCCGAGAGGCTCCTCTCTTGGCGGCCTAGAAAGCTCCGGAGGAACCGGTTCATCTTCCCGGCGAGTGTTCTCCACCATTGCCGCCGTAAGAAGCGGCGAATCAAGCTCAATTTCATGCTCTTCTGCTTCTTTCGGTTCGCCGGAGAATTCTCTTTCCGTCAGTCTGTCACCGCCGGCGAGTTCCAGTCCCCGGAGAACACGACAAAAATCACCTGAAACCACACCATCACACAACACCGTTACCACTACCTCATCAGTAATTCACAACCAACACGTGCAATTCAGTTCTTCTTCATCACGTTCAACACCAGAGAGAGATTTTGATgaagagaaagataaagaaaaagaaaaggctTCTTCTATATCAACAAATGCACATTCAAAatcatcatcattgtcattaCAAGAGAGATTTATGGAGAACAATGAGAATGCTTCTTTATCAGAACAACCACAAaggcaatctaatgcttcatcTTCAGTTTTTTCTCTTCCTTCTTCACCTGAGAAAATGATGCATCATCAAGCTTTTGATCAATCTCCGAGAATGTCAAGTGTTTCGGACGGGTCAAAGTTACATGGTCTGTCGTCATTGCCTCTGTCACCCGCCCTACTTTCATCGCCGGAAACCGAGAGAGGAGGGTTTAGCTGCAATTCAAACCGATGGGGAACATTTTCTTATGCCGTGCCTGCGCCACAGAGGAAGCATTGGGAGATTCCGCATCCTGCGAAGCCAATTGCttcaccaccacctcctcctcctcctctgcCGCGGCCGCGGCAGAGGAGGCATTGGGAAATGTCAGCAACCTCGGCAATTGTTGATCAGCCTCGATCTAGTTTGATGCCACCTGAGTTACTACCTCCTTCGAGGCCTTTTGTGTTGCAAAACCAAACAAGCAATGAGTGTTTAAGGGAAATTGAAGAGAATTCGAAACCTAAATTGAAGCCATTGCATTGGGACAAAGTGAGAACAAACTCTGACCGTGAAACGGTGTGGGATCAGATGAATTCCATGTCGTTTAA ATTGAATGAGGAAATGATTGAGACATTGTTTGTAGTGAACACATCAAACCAAAAACCCAAGGATGCTGCTCCATGGTCTGTTCTTCCCCTGCCAAATCAGGATGGAAGAGTACTAGATCCGAAAAAGTCTCAAAATATTGCAATCTTGCTCAAGGCTCTTAATGTCACAATAGAAGAAGTGTGTGAAGCACTTTTAGAAG GTAGTAGTGATACACTTGGCGCAGAACTACTTGAAAGCTTGTTAAAAATGGCACCAAGCAAGGAAGAAGAGTGTAAATTGAAGGAACATAAAGATGACTCACCAACTAAGCTTGATCATGCTGAGAAATTTTTGAAGGCAGTGCTTGATATACCTTTTGCATTTAAAAGGATCGAAGCAATGCTTTACATGGTCAATTTTCAATCTGAAGTAGAGTATCTTAGAAAATCATTTCAAACTCTAGAG GCTGCCTGTGAAGAACTGCGGAATTGTAGAATGTTCTTGAAGCTTCTAGAGGCTGTACTTAAAACTGGGAACCGCATGAATGTGGGAACAAATCGTGGTGATGCAGAGGCCTTCAAGCTCGATACACTTCTAAAATTGGCTGATGTAAAAGGTGCGGATGGGAAAACCACTCTACTTCATTTTGTCGTACAGGAAATTATTAGAACTGAAGGCGCTCGTCACTCTGGTACTTATCAAATTACAAGCTCTACTTTAACCGAGGATGTTCAGTGTAGGAGACTAGGCCTACAAGTTGTGTCCAATCTGAGTTCAGAGCTATCAAATGTAAAGAGGGCTGCTACTATGGATTCCGAAGCTCTCAGCGGCGATCTCTTTAAACTTTCCAAAGGAACTACAGATATAGCTGGAATTGTGCAGTTAATCGAAAAGCTGGGGTCTGATGAAAGCAGCCTGAAATTTACAGAATCAATGAACAAATTCATTAGAATGGCTGAGGAGGAAATTCTGAAAATTCAAGCTCAAGAAAGTGTTACTATGACCCTTGTGAAGGAGATTACTGAATATTTTCACGGAAACTTAGCAAAGGAAGAAGCTCATCCATTCAGAATCTTCTTAGTTGTAAGAGATTTTGTAGCCGTTCTTGACAGGGTCTGCAAAGAAGTTGGTATGGTAAACGAGCGGACTGCGGTTAGTTCAGGTCATAAATTTCCTATTCCGGTTAATCCAATGCTTCCGCAACCTCTTCCTGGATTATATGGGAGGAAAGATTGTAGTAACTCTTCAGATGATGAAAGTCCATCACCTTAG